Proteins encoded by one window of Catharus ustulatus isolate bCatUst1 chromosome Z, bCatUst1.pri.v2, whole genome shotgun sequence:
- the PLAA gene encoding phospholipase A-2-activating protein translates to MAGEGSMFRLRCSLLGHGQDVRGLTRGLFPEGGFVSVSRDRTARLWAPDGLNRGFTEMHCMSGHSNFVSCVCIIPPSDLYPRGLIATGGNDHNICVFTVDNPAPLYILKGHKNTVCSLSSGKFGTLLSGSWDTTAKVWLNDRCMMTLQGHTAAIWAVKILPEQGLMLTGSADKTIKLWKAGRCERTFTGHEDCVRGLAILSEMEFLSCANDASVRRWQISGECLQVYYGHTNYIYSISVFPRCKDFVTTGEDRSLRIWRQGECAQTIRLPAQSVWCCCVLDNGDIVVGASDGIIRVFTESLERTASAEEIQAFENELAQASIDPKTGDLGDINADDLPGREHLKDPGTRDGQTRLIKDDGKVEAYQWSISEGRWIKIGDVVGSSGATQQTSGKVLFEGKEYDYVFTIDVNENGPSYKLPYNITDDPWLTAYNFLQKNDLNPMFLDQVAKFIMDNTKGQTLLSTSNQFSDPFTGAGRYVPGSSSGSSTIPGADPFTGAGRYVPGSASNAAPPVGGVDPFTGMSAYQSTGAKVENIYFPKKDAVTFDQANPTQILGKLKELNGNAAEEHKLTEDDLIILEKLLSATCNTSAETPTAQQLQTLWRAVNWPEDIVFPALDILRLSVRHPTVNENFCSEKEHVQFIILLLKFLNPKGKQANQLLALRALCNCFVSHAGQKLMMEQRDEIMTQAIETKSGNNKNIHIALATLTLNYAVCLHKVNNIEGKAQCLSVISTVMEVVQDLEAIFRLLVALGTLISDDTNAVQLAKSLGVDSQIKKYASVSEPAKVKECCRFVLNLL, encoded by the exons ATGGCGGGTGAGGGCAGCATGTTCCGGCTGcgctgctccctgctggggcaTGGGCAGGACGTGCGGGGCCTCACCCGTGGCCTCTTTCCGGAAGGCGGCTTCGTGTCCGTTTCGCGGGACAGAACCGCGCGGCTCTGGGCCCCTGACGG TCTTAACAGGGGTTTTACTGAGATGCACTGTATGAGTGGCCACTCAAATTTTGTATCTTGTGTGTGCATCATACCTCCAAGTGACCTCTATCCTCGTGGGCTGATTGCAACTGGTGGCAATGATCATAATATATGCGTTTTCACAGTTGACAACCCAGCTCCCCTTTACATCCTTAAGGGTCATAAAAACACAG TTTGCAGCCTTTCATCTGGGAAATTTGGCACATTATTAAGTGGATCATGGGATACAACAGCAAAAGTCTGGTTGAATGACAGGTGTATGATGACATTACAG ggtcacacagctgCAATATGGGCAGTGAAGATACTTCCTGAGCAGGGATTAATGTTGACTGGTTCAGCTGACAAAACTATAAAACTGTGGAAGGCAGGCAGATGTGAAAGAACGTTCACTG gACATGAAGACTGTGTGAGAGGTTTAGCTATTCTCAGTGAAATGGAATTCCTTTCCTGTGCAAATGATGCTAGTGTTCGAAGATGGCAGATCTCTGGCGAGTGTCTCCAGGTGTATTATGGACATACAAATTATATATACAGCATCTCTGTCTTCCCTCGATGTAAAG attttgtaACTACTGGAGAAGACAGATCTCTTAGAATCTGGAGACAAGGGGAATGTGCTCAAACAATCAGACTCCCAGCTCAGTCTGTATGGTGCTGCTGTGTCTTAGACAATGGTGATATCGTAGTTGGTGCAAG TGATGGAATTATAAGGGTGTTTACAGAGTCCTTGGAACGTACAGCAAGTGCTGAGGAGATTCAAGCTTTTGAAAATGAGCTTGCCCAAGCATCCATTGACCCTAAAACTGGTGATTTAGGAGATATCAATGCTGATGACCTTCCCGGAAGAGAGCACCTTAAGGATCCTG GAACAAGAGATGGACAGACGCGGCTTATTAAAGATGATGGGAAAGTAGAAGCATATCAATGGAGTATTAGTGAAGGAAGATGGATAAAGATTGGTGATGTTGTTGGTTCTTCTGGAGCCACACAACAAACATCtggaaaagttttatttgaGGGAAAG GAATATGACTATGTTTTCACCATTGATGTAAATGAAAATGGGCCTTCCTACAAACTGCCATATAACATCACTGATGATCCTTGGCTGACTGCATACAACTTCCTGCAAAAGAATGATCTAAATCCTATGTTTCTGGATCAGGTGGCCAAGTTTATTATGGACAACACTAAGGGGCAAACATTGTTGAGTACAAGTAATCAATTTTCAGATCCATTTAcag GTGCTGGACGTTACGTTCCAGGCTCTTCATCTGGATCGAGTACAATACCTGGGGCAGACCCCTTTACAG GTGCTGGTCGCTACGTTCCTGGTTCAGCATCAAATGCAGCACCTCCAGTGGGCGGGGTTGATCCTTTTACAG GAATGAGTGCCTACCAGTCAACTGGAGCTAaagttgaaaatatttattttccgAAGAAGGATGCTGTCACCTTTGACCAGGCCAATCCTACACAAATACTGG GCAAATTAAAGGAACTTAATGGCAATGCAGCTGAGGAACATAAGCTTACTGAAGATGACTTGATAATCTTAGAAAAGTTACTGTCTGCAACATGCAACACCTCTGCGGAAACACCTACAGCACAGCAACTGCAGACTTTATGGAGAGCAGTTAACTGGCCAGAAG aTATTGTCTTTCCAGCTCTAGACATTCTCAGATTGTCTGTCAGGCATCCCACTGTGAATGAAAACTTCTGCAGTGAAAAGGAGCATGTGCAATTTATCATCCTTCTCCTTAAATTTTTGAATCCTAAAGGCAAGCAAGCAAATCAGCTGTTGGCACTTAGAGCTCTTTGCAATTGTTTTGTCAGCCACGCAGGCCAGAAGCTCATGATGGAACAGAGGGATGAAATAATGACACAAGCAATAGAAACTAAATCAGGCAATAATAAGAACATCCACATTGCATTGGCCACACTGACATTGAACTATGCTGTATGTTTACATAAAGTCAACAACATTGAGGGCAAAGCTCAATGTTTATCAGTAATCAGCACAGTTATGGAAGTTGTTCAAGATCTTGAAGCCATTTTTAGACTGCTTGTGGCTCTTGGGACGCTAATCAGTGATGATACAAATGCTGTGCAATTAGCTAAGTCTCTGGGAGTTGATTCTCAAATAAAAAAGTATGCCTCTGTATCGGAACCAGCTAAAGTAAAAGAATGCTGTAGGTTTGTTCTTAATTTGTTATAA